GGTGGCAGATTTATCGCCGCGTTGTCATGCCTCTTGCCGGACCCGTTTTAGCCACCGCTGCGATCCTCAAGTTTCTGGTGATGTATAACCAATACCTCTGGCCGCTGATCGTGGTGCAGCAAGAAGAGTTCCGCCCCGTCATGGTGGGCCTTGGCTATTATTTCCAGCTTAACCCCGCATGGGGTGAAATCATGGCCTATCTCACCGTCATCACGGTGCCGGTGCTGGCCTTCTATCTGATATTGCAACGGGCGTTCATCGCGTCGATTGCCTCAACCGGCGTGAAAGGCTGAGCTATGGTTCTTGCACTTGAAAGTCACTTTGTCTGGGACAGCTGGTATGTCCGTGATGGCGATCTGTGGCACGGGTTTTTCCTCAAGGCGCCGCGCGCGATCGGTGATCCGGATCTGCGTCACTTCAATGTCAGTTACGGACATGCGACCAGCACCGACCTGACCAACTGGACCCATCTGGGCGAGTGTTTCCGCCCCTCAACTGGCCCGGCATGGGATGATTACACCACATGGACCGGATCGGTCGTGCGCGGCGGTGATGCCCAATGGCACCTTTATTATACCGGGGCGTGCAGGGCCGAAGACGGGATGTATCAGCGCATCGGTCATGCGGTATCGGACGATCTGCACAGTTGGAAACGGGTCGGGACCGGTCTGATCCTTGATCTTGAGGGACCGAATGCGCACCACTACGAAGTGCGCATGGAAGACAGCCTGTGGCATGACCGTGCCATGCGCGACCCCTGGGTCATGCGCGACCCGGACGGGGATGGGTGGCTGATGTTCTTCACCGCCCGCAGCGCGGGTATCCAGGAACCCAATGCGGGCGGCTGTATCGGCTTTGCGACATCGCCCAACGGCTTTGACTGGACCCTGCAACCTCCTGTTTTCACGGGTGGATATGGCCAGCTTGAAGTGCCGCAAGTGTTCCAAGCCCGTGGGCAGTGGTATTGCCTGTTCTGCACCGCCGCCGAGCATTTTTCCAAAGATCAGGCGGCCGCAACTACCGGCGGCCCCGTCACCGGCAACCATTACCTGATCGGCGACAGCCCGCGCGGCCCGTGGCAGATCGCGCCCGAATTCCTGGACGGGGCATTGCCACCGCGCCGCTATGCTGCGCGGATTGTCGACACGGGCGACGGCCTTGTGATCCTAGGGTTTGCGGACCGTCCTGATGGCGGCGATTTCGTCGGCCATGTGATGGACCCTGAACCAATCGTCATTGACGACAAAGGGCTGTTGCATGTGCAGGCCTTTCCCAAAGCAGCGGAGTAGCGATAAATGGCAACGGTAAAACTGCGCGACGTTCGCAAAAGCTTTGGCAAGGTCGAAGTGATCAAGGGCGTGAACATCGATGTGGATGACGGCGAATTTGTCGTCTTTGTCGGCCCCTCGGGCTGTGGCAAATCCACCTTGCTGCGCCTGATTGCGGGCCTCGAGGATATCACCAGCGGCACGCTCGAAATCGATGGCAAGGTCGTCAACGATGTCGAACCAAAAAACCGCGGCATCGCGATGGTGTTTCAGACCTACGCGATTTTCCCGCATATGACAGTGCGCGAAAACGTGGCCTTTGGCCTGACCGTGAACAAGACCGACAGGGCGACCAAGGACGCCAAGGTCGCAGAGGCCGCGCGCATCTTGCAGATGGAACATCTGCTGGATCGCCGCCCCAGCCAGTTGTCTGGTGGGCAACGCCAGCGGGTCGCGATTGGCCGCGCGATTGTGCGCGATCCGGCAGTGTTCCTGTTTGATGAACCGCTGTCCAACCTTGATGCGGCCCTGCGCATGGATATGCGCATGGAAATCGGCAAACTGCACCAGGATCTTGGCGCGTCCATGATTTACGTCACCCATGATCAGGTCGAGGCCATGACACTGGCCGACAAGATTGTCGTTCTCAAGGACGGGTTGGTCATGCAGGTCGGCGCGCCGATGGAATTGTATCACGAACCCGCCAACCTGTTCGTCGCGGGCTTCCTTGGCGCGCCTTCGATGAATTTCATGGTGGTCGATGTCCTGGACGTGGATGCCAAGACAGTCACGATTTCCGGCCCGTCCCTCGAGACCATTTCGGTGCCACGTCGCGGCCGCGATTTCACCAAGGGTGACAAGGCGACACTGGGCATCCGCCCGCAATATCTGGTGCCGGTCAATGGTGATACGGGCATGCTGCACGGGCAGGTCGCGATCACCGAACGGTTGGGCGCGGAAACGGTCATCGACATCACCCTGCGCGAAGGGGCCAAGATTATCGCCGCCATCGGCGAGGACCGCGTGATGGAAACCGGCGCCAAGATCAGTCTCAACTTTGACCCCGCGCAGGCGCATCTGTTCAACGAGCTGGAATGACGCGCCCGGTTGTCATTCTTGACGCCCATTGGCGGCAGTTGGACGAGCTGTTCAGCGCCGCCGATCTGCGGAGCCTGCATGACATCGCCGAGGTGATCTGGGGCCGGGATGCCCCCATTCCCGCCGATGTCTTGTGCGATGGGCTGACGCGTGCGGATATATTGATCGCGGCGACGCCACAGGTTGATCAGGCGATCCTAGACGCTGCGCCGCGACTGCGCATGGTGATCGAGGTTTCGGGCGCGTTTCCAGACACGATTGACTACGCCGCCTGTGCCGCGCGCGGGGTCGAGGTGCTGTCCTGCGCCCCCGGATTTCGCCAATCTGTCGCGGAAATGACCCTTGCGATGGTGCTGGCGGGCGCGCGTGGGCTGGTCACCGAACACGAGGGTTTTCGCGCGGGGCGGGAACACTGGTTGGCTGACAATCCCGCAACTGATTTCACGCTGTTTGGCGCAAAGGTTGGCTTTGTCGGTTACGGGTCAATCGCCCGTGTCACCCATGATCTGATGCGCCCGTTTGCGCCCCGGGTCAGCGCGTTTGATCCCTGGTTGCCCGCTGCTGTTGCCAGCGCGGCGGGGGTTGATCTTGTTGCGCTGGATGATCTGATGGCCGATAGTCGCTGTGTCATCGTCGCGGCCGCGCCAAGCCATGAAAACAAGGGGTTGATTGGCGCGCCCGAGCTTGCGCGGATGCCCCGGGGCGCGCTTTTGGTGCTGATCAGCCGCGCGCATCTGGTGGATTTCGACGCGGTGCTGGAGGCCACTCAGACGGGCCATATCCGCGCCGCGATTGATGTCTTTCCGACCGAACCCGTGGCGACGGATCATCCCATGCGCAACAATCCCAACCTGATCCTGTCGCCCCATCGCGCCGCCGCCGTGGCGGGCGGGCGGCAGTTGATCGGCCAGTTGATCCTGTCGGACATTGCGGCGCTGATGGATGGCAAGACGCCCGCCGCATTACAGCGCGCCCAGGGCAGCAATGTCGCGGCCCTTGCCGGGGTTGGGGATGCAGCGCAGGTGGCCGATATGGCCAGCCAGCGCTAGGGTCTATTTGCCCCGTTTCGGGAAAGCACTGCCGCCTTTTGGCGCGCCCTTGCCCTTTGCGGTGCGGGGTTTGCCCCCTTTGGGTTTGGCACCGGGCGGGGTAAAGCGTTTGGAGGGATCGCTTGCGCCTTCAAAGCTGCGCTTGGCGGGGGCTGC
This portion of the Octadecabacter sp. SW4 genome encodes:
- a CDS encoding levansucrase — protein: MVLALESHFVWDSWYVRDGDLWHGFFLKAPRAIGDPDLRHFNVSYGHATSTDLTNWTHLGECFRPSTGPAWDDYTTWTGSVVRGGDAQWHLYYTGACRAEDGMYQRIGHAVSDDLHSWKRVGTGLILDLEGPNAHHYEVRMEDSLWHDRAMRDPWVMRDPDGDGWLMFFTARSAGIQEPNAGGCIGFATSPNGFDWTLQPPVFTGGYGQLEVPQVFQARGQWYCLFCTAAEHFSKDQAAATTGGPVTGNHYLIGDSPRGPWQIAPEFLDGALPPRRYAARIVDTGDGLVILGFADRPDGGDFVGHVMDPEPIVIDDKGLLHVQAFPKAAE
- a CDS encoding ABC transporter ATP-binding protein, with protein sequence MATVKLRDVRKSFGKVEVIKGVNIDVDDGEFVVFVGPSGCGKSTLLRLIAGLEDITSGTLEIDGKVVNDVEPKNRGIAMVFQTYAIFPHMTVRENVAFGLTVNKTDRATKDAKVAEAARILQMEHLLDRRPSQLSGGQRQRVAIGRAIVRDPAVFLFDEPLSNLDAALRMDMRMEIGKLHQDLGASMIYVTHDQVEAMTLADKIVVLKDGLVMQVGAPMELYHEPANLFVAGFLGAPSMNFMVVDVLDVDAKTVTISGPSLETISVPRRGRDFTKGDKATLGIRPQYLVPVNGDTGMLHGQVAITERLGAETVIDITLREGAKIIAAIGEDRVMETGAKISLNFDPAQAHLFNELE
- a CDS encoding NAD(P)-dependent oxidoreductase; this encodes MTRPVVILDAHWRQLDELFSAADLRSLHDIAEVIWGRDAPIPADVLCDGLTRADILIAATPQVDQAILDAAPRLRMVIEVSGAFPDTIDYAACAARGVEVLSCAPGFRQSVAEMTLAMVLAGARGLVTEHEGFRAGREHWLADNPATDFTLFGAKVGFVGYGSIARVTHDLMRPFAPRVSAFDPWLPAAVASAAGVDLVALDDLMADSRCVIVAAAPSHENKGLIGAPELARMPRGALLVLISRAHLVDFDAVLEATQTGHIRAAIDVFPTEPVATDHPMRNNPNLILSPHRAAAVAGGRQLIGQLILSDIAALMDGKTPAALQRAQGSNVAALAGVGDAAQVADMASQR